One region of Deinococcus radiopugnans ATCC 19172 genomic DNA includes:
- a CDS encoding VRR-NUC domain-containing protein: protein MQTTRRGAALTPFDDAFLRAYRRRFPHLFPDHQTPAPARTPDGGLPRSASNGYASEAAFQADAVEQLILLGWDVQEGPQGSAGGGAIWYTAGWPDLTLYRAPRRLWFAELKQPGNKPSAAQLECHARLRAAGFRVVVVWTLEDLLAVEQEERNA, encoded by the coding sequence GTGCAAACCACGCGCAGAGGTGCCGCTCTGACCCCGTTCGACGACGCCTTCCTGCGCGCCTACCGGCGCCGGTTCCCCCACCTGTTCCCTGACCACCAGACCCCCGCCCCGGCCCGCACGCCGGACGGGGGCCTCCCACGTTCAGCCAGCAACGGCTACGCCTCCGAAGCGGCCTTCCAGGCCGACGCGGTGGAGCAACTGATTCTGCTGGGCTGGGACGTCCAGGAAGGCCCGCAGGGCAGCGCTGGCGGTGGGGCCATCTGGTACACGGCAGGCTGGCCAGACCTCACCCTGTACCGCGCCCCGCGTCGGCTCTGGTTTGCCGAACTCAAACAACCTGGGAACAAACCCAGCGCCGCTCAACTGGAGTGTCACGCCCGCCTGCGCGCCGCAGGATTCCGGGTGGTGGTGGTCTGGACCCTAGAAGACCTGCTGGCCGTCGAGCAGGAGGAGAGAAACGCATGA
- a CDS encoding S49 family peptidase, which translates to MSKNTQFLTQALSGQAWAIKDSMLDHLQQLAASGKAMQAMEETVTPEVTMQKLPLVKQNGRSVGLVTFHGVVINRCPEWATYYGYLSPQTFAREIRQLADDPTVTSIVVSIDSPGGTVAGTVEAAEAVIYARSKKRVTAVVNDMACSAAYWVAAQCSEIVVSPTALTGSIGVIISHMDYSKALNDWGVVATYIRSAVKKALGQPYEPLSDVAKAEFQAMVDAVYAQFITAVAKGRRKARTVVAEQWASGEVWTGADAIKAGLADRVGTMSTIIGEQTGAVPLPEPSPPPPPDDEEDPEARASPPPTASSADAEQNASLTEDPPAPTEAGSSIPISAPQAQEEQTMNIKDILAKVQAGQALTAEERNALNAHLDSQGSGTPAANVDLSQLSPEARAIVESAQAEAAAARQEAQTAQTTANTERDNRLNREFSERAVALGQPAAFGATLRSASEKLSAEEYTALEQSLNATGAQQKLLSESGSSKDNRDSGNVQADYRTRVAAHIKANPGTSRADAGRAVLAADPAFAQRYRAQ; encoded by the coding sequence ATGTCCAAGAACACGCAATTCCTGACACAGGCCCTCTCCGGGCAGGCCTGGGCCATCAAGGACTCGATGCTGGACCACCTGCAGCAACTGGCCGCCAGCGGCAAGGCCATGCAGGCGATGGAAGAAACCGTCACTCCCGAAGTCACCATGCAGAAACTGCCGCTGGTCAAACAGAACGGGCGCAGCGTTGGCCTGGTGACCTTCCACGGCGTCGTGATCAACCGCTGTCCGGAGTGGGCGACGTACTACGGCTACCTGAGTCCGCAGACCTTCGCCCGCGAGATCCGCCAACTGGCCGACGATCCGACGGTCACGAGCATCGTGGTCAGCATCGACAGCCCGGGCGGAACGGTGGCCGGAACCGTAGAGGCGGCGGAAGCCGTGATCTATGCACGCAGCAAGAAGCGCGTCACTGCCGTGGTCAACGACATGGCGTGCAGCGCCGCGTACTGGGTGGCCGCGCAGTGCAGCGAGATCGTGGTTAGCCCGACAGCCCTGACCGGCAGCATCGGCGTGATCATCAGCCACATGGACTACAGCAAGGCCCTGAACGACTGGGGGGTGGTGGCCACGTACATCCGCAGCGCCGTGAAGAAGGCGCTCGGCCAACCCTACGAGCCGCTGTCTGACGTGGCGAAAGCCGAGTTCCAGGCGATGGTGGACGCCGTGTACGCGCAGTTCATCACGGCAGTGGCCAAGGGCCGCCGCAAAGCCCGGACGGTGGTGGCCGAACAGTGGGCCAGCGGTGAGGTCTGGACTGGGGCGGACGCCATTAAGGCTGGCCTGGCAGACCGCGTCGGCACCATGAGCACCATCATCGGCGAGCAGACCGGTGCAGTCCCACTGCCCGAGCCCTCGCCGCCACCGCCGCCTGACGACGAGGAAGACCCGGAGGCCCGCGCTTCCCCTCCCCCCACTGCCTCCAGCGCCGATGCTGAGCAGAACGCAAGCCTCACGGAAGACCCGCCTGCCCCCACGGAGGCGGGTTCTTCCATCCCCATCTCAGCGCCCCAGGCGCAGGAGGAACAGACCATGAACATTAAAGACATCCTCGCCAAAGTCCAGGCCGGACAGGCGCTGACCGCTGAAGAGCGCAACGCCCTCAATGCCCACCTGGATTCCCAGGGCAGCGGCACGCCCGCCGCAAACGTGGACCTCAGTCAGCTCAGCCCCGAGGCCCGCGCCATCGTCGAAAGCGCCCAGGCTGAGGCGGCCGCAGCCCGCCAGGAAGCCCAGACCGCGCAGACCACGGCCAACACCGAGCGCGACAACCGTCTGAACCGTGAGTTCTCCGAGCGCGCCGTCGCCCTGGGTCAGCCCGCCGCCTTCGGGGCCACCCTGCGGAGTGCGAGCGAGAAGCTGAGCGCCGAGGAATACACGGCGCTGGAACAGAGCCTGAATGCCACCGGCGCACAGCAAAAACTCCTGAGCGAGTCGGGCAGCAGCAAGGACAACCGCGACAGCGGCAACGTGCAGGCCGACTACCGCACCCGTGTGGCCGCCCACATCAAGGCCAATCCGGGCACCAGCCGCGCCGACGCGGGCCGCGCGGTCCTGGCGGCTGACCCGGCCTTCGCCCAGCGGTACCGGGCTCAGTAA
- a CDS encoding DNA methyltransferase: protein MQIINHAQELVAVADLRPHPRNPNTGNVEAIQASIEENGFYGAVIAQRSTGHILVGHHRYRAAVQSGAQQVPVIWVNVDDTRALKILLADNRTAELATRDEEALAQLLQELAADDPAGLIGTGYDADDLDTLLADLADDAPAENDGEDTPARLAELEAAQAKWNVQPGDLWLIESATRPGQHHRILCADGTDPATLDHLIGWVTIDLVHCDPPYGIKIVDGKGMIGSSDGYLPVQGDDSTDVAARAYRLAVTRYPKAVQIWWGGNYYADLLPPSMGWLVWDKQNDGMSFADVELAWTNQHRAARMFRHLWSGGARASETDERRIHPTQKPIALGVWVLELLAEPGMNVLDFCLGSGMTLLAAEQHGSTCYATEIEPRYVSAVLERAERRGLSCTRPEHLQRA from the coding sequence ATGCAGATTATTAATCACGCCCAGGAGCTCGTCGCCGTCGCCGATCTCCGGCCCCATCCGCGCAATCCGAACACCGGTAATGTCGAGGCCATTCAGGCCAGCATCGAGGAAAACGGCTTCTATGGCGCGGTGATCGCCCAGCGCAGCACTGGACACATCCTGGTCGGCCACCACCGCTACCGGGCCGCCGTCCAGTCCGGCGCGCAGCAGGTGCCGGTGATCTGGGTAAACGTGGACGACACCCGCGCCCTGAAGATCCTCCTCGCGGACAACAGAACCGCCGAGCTGGCGACACGCGACGAAGAAGCCCTCGCCCAGCTGCTCCAAGAACTGGCCGCAGACGATCCAGCAGGCCTGATCGGGACTGGTTACGATGCCGACGATCTGGACACGCTCCTGGCGGACCTGGCTGACGACGCCCCCGCCGAGAACGACGGCGAGGACACCCCCGCCCGCCTGGCCGAACTCGAAGCCGCGCAGGCGAAGTGGAACGTCCAGCCGGGGGACTTGTGGCTGATCGAGAGCGCGACTCGCCCTGGCCAACACCACCGCATCCTTTGCGCAGACGGCACCGATCCAGCCACTCTGGACCATTTGATCGGCTGGGTCACCATCGATCTGGTCCATTGCGACCCGCCCTACGGCATCAAGATCGTGGACGGCAAGGGGATGATCGGCAGCAGCGACGGCTACCTGCCCGTGCAGGGCGACGACAGCACCGACGTCGCGGCCCGCGCTTACCGTTTGGCGGTCACGCGTTACCCGAAAGCCGTGCAGATCTGGTGGGGCGGCAACTACTACGCCGATCTGCTTCCGCCCAGCATGGGCTGGCTGGTCTGGGACAAGCAGAACGACGGCATGAGTTTCGCCGACGTCGAGCTGGCCTGGACCAACCAGCACCGAGCCGCCCGCATGTTCCGCCACCTGTGGAGCGGCGGCGCGCGGGCCAGCGAGACCGACGAGCGCCGGATCCACCCGACGCAGAAGCCGATTGCCCTTGGGGTGTGGGTGCTGGAGCTGCTCGCCGAACCCGGCATGAACGTGCTGGATTTCTGCCTGGGCAGCGGCATGACCCTGCTGGCCGCCGAGCAGCACGGCAGCACCTGCTACGCCACTGAGATCGAGCCGCGTTACGTGTCCGCGGTCCTGGAACGGGCCGAGCGCCGGGGCCTGTCCTGCACACGCCCCGAACACCTTCAGCGGGCCTAA
- a CDS encoding phage portal protein family protein, with protein MTQPQKTQKADLGIIGVSGHRQDAWFREFLPEEGLYAAQLYQRIRDEDPVVGGVFLALESMFRQVEWHAVPADDSTEAQLWAEFLEECRADMSHTWPSLMAEILSMLVHGWAYFEVVYKLRRGPEQPDAKYRSRFNDNRIGWRKFALRPQRTLSAWVYDGDGGIQGMYQSAPGGRVFIPIQRALHFRTTEAGGHPEGRSMLVNARRAYRFQTRLEEFEAVGIERDLAGIPHVTVPVEHLSPEASAAEQSTVQLVQEMAAGLRADERAYVLTPAEEYGVTDNDGKVHRLPTGYSFKLLTSGGTRAHDTDKIIKRYSQRIATSLLSTFLLLGGSEGKGAQALSGDLTDLFELAGTGILGGIASVINRFAVANLMRLNGVPPELWPELEHGGLSDAALRNLLNQLAGVMNAGGITHDPNLEASLRQKLGLPERAEDSPQQGEDT; from the coding sequence ATCACGCAACCCCAGAAAACCCAGAAAGCAGACCTCGGCATCATCGGTGTCAGCGGCCACCGTCAGGACGCCTGGTTCCGCGAGTTCCTCCCGGAGGAAGGGCTGTATGCCGCCCAGCTCTATCAGCGCATCCGCGATGAGGATCCCGTGGTCGGCGGCGTGTTCCTGGCGCTGGAGTCCATGTTCCGACAGGTGGAGTGGCACGCCGTCCCCGCTGACGACAGCACCGAGGCGCAACTCTGGGCGGAGTTCCTGGAAGAGTGCCGGGCGGACATGAGCCACACCTGGCCGTCCCTGATGGCCGAGATCCTGAGCATGCTCGTGCACGGCTGGGCCTACTTCGAGGTGGTCTACAAACTGCGGCGCGGCCCCGAGCAGCCAGACGCGAAGTACCGCAGCCGCTTCAACGACAACCGCATCGGCTGGCGCAAGTTCGCTCTGCGCCCGCAGCGCACCCTCAGCGCCTGGGTTTATGACGGCGACGGCGGTATTCAGGGCATGTACCAGAGTGCCCCTGGCGGGCGAGTGTTCATCCCCATCCAGCGCGCCCTGCACTTCCGCACCACCGAGGCGGGCGGGCATCCAGAAGGGCGCTCCATGCTGGTCAACGCCAGGCGGGCTTACCGCTTCCAGACTCGCCTGGAAGAGTTTGAAGCGGTAGGCATCGAACGGGACCTCGCCGGGATTCCGCACGTCACCGTGCCGGTAGAGCACCTCAGTCCAGAAGCCAGCGCCGCCGAGCAGTCCACTGTCCAACTGGTCCAGGAGATGGCGGCAGGGTTGCGCGCCGATGAACGCGCCTACGTCCTGACCCCGGCTGAGGAATATGGAGTGACGGACAACGACGGCAAGGTCCACCGCCTGCCCACCGGCTATTCCTTCAAGCTGCTGACCAGCGGCGGCACCCGGGCCCACGACACCGACAAGATCATCAAGCGCTACTCGCAGCGCATCGCCACCAGCCTGCTGTCCACCTTCCTGCTGCTGGGGGGCTCCGAAGGCAAGGGCGCGCAGGCCTTGAGCGGAGACCTGACCGATCTGTTCGAACTGGCCGGGACCGGCATCCTGGGCGGCATTGCGTCGGTGATCAACCGCTTCGCCGTGGCCAACCTGATGCGCCTGAACGGCGTGCCTCCGGAGTTGTGGCCTGAGCTGGAGCACGGCGGCCTGAGTGACGCGGCCCTGCGCAACCTGCTGAACCAGCTCGCGGGTGTCATGAATGCGGGCGGCATCACGCACGATCCCAACCTGGAAGCCAGCCTGCGCCAGAAGCTGGGCCTGCCTGAGCGGGCCGAAGACAGCCCGCAGCAAGGAGAAGACACATGA